A window of Halomonas sp. H10-9-1 contains these coding sequences:
- a CDS encoding GlxA family transcriptional regulator — MTLNPATQGVPLTIGFVLLHRFTLMPFAAFVDCLRLAADEGDRSRQLRCRWTFMASNSEAVLSSSGAAISPCEPFSDPREFDYIVVVGGVQAEGDRQDSAALAYLREAAGAGVPLVGLCTGVFALIQAGLMKGRRCCVSWYHHRDMVQRFPAIEPVADRLFIDDGDRFTCAGGAAAADLAAYLIERHLGKAWAMKSLNIMLLDEARAGTHPQPQPVVFGKIEDRLVRRAIAVLEQHLGEALSMEALAERVGTSRRNLERRFRDTLGVSPLKFSRDLRLRYGLWLLHYTGKSITEIGERCGFADTAHFSRHFRTAFDATPSEMRKRAVEPGGDRVDPFFLHIDGRPVP, encoded by the coding sequence ATGACCCTCAACCCCGCAACTCAAGGTGTTCCCCTCACCATCGGCTTCGTCCTGCTTCACCGTTTCACCCTGATGCCCTTCGCCGCCTTCGTCGACTGCCTTCGCCTGGCCGCCGACGAGGGCGACCGTAGTCGGCAGCTGCGCTGTCGCTGGACCTTCATGGCCAGCAACAGCGAGGCGGTGCTCTCCAGCAGCGGTGCGGCCATTTCGCCCTGTGAGCCTTTCAGCGACCCGAGAGAGTTCGACTATATCGTGGTCGTGGGGGGCGTTCAGGCGGAGGGCGACCGGCAGGATAGTGCTGCCCTGGCCTACCTGCGTGAGGCGGCCGGTGCCGGCGTTCCGTTGGTGGGGCTGTGTACCGGGGTGTTCGCGCTGATCCAGGCTGGCCTCATGAAGGGGCGGCGCTGCTGCGTCAGCTGGTATCACCATCGCGACATGGTCCAACGTTTTCCGGCCATCGAGCCGGTGGCCGACCGACTGTTCATCGATGACGGTGACCGGTTCACCTGCGCCGGCGGTGCCGCCGCGGCCGACCTGGCCGCCTATCTGATTGAGCGCCACCTAGGCAAGGCCTGGGCCATGAAGAGCCTGAATATCATGCTCCTCGACGAGGCCCGGGCCGGTACCCATCCTCAGCCTCAGCCGGTGGTGTTCGGCAAGATCGAGGACCGTCTGGTTCGCCGCGCCATCGCGGTGCTCGAACAGCATCTGGGGGAGGCGCTGTCGATGGAGGCGCTGGCCGAGCGGGTGGGCACCTCGCGCCGTAACCTGGAGCGGCGGTTTCGCGATACGCTTGGCGTCAGTCCGCTCAAGTTCTCCCGGGACCTGCGTCTGCGTTACGGCCTCTGGCTGCTGCACTACACCGGCAAGAGCATCACCGAAATCGGCGAGCGCTGCGGCTTTGCCGATACCGCCCACTTCTCGCGCCACTTCCGCACCGCCTTCGACGCGACGCCGTCGGAGATGCGCAAACGTGCCGTTGAGCCGGGCGGTGACCGGGTCGACCCCTTCTTTCTGCATATCGACGGCCGGCCCGTGCCTTGA